From one Nitrospira sp. MA-1 genomic stretch:
- the bamA gene encoding outer membrane protein assembly factor BamA, with protein sequence MLAQSSQSQIEAIKVEGNQHIEEQAILGKLSIKPGDPFTQESIREQIQLIYGMGFFEEVEVSTEVRAEGVLVVFGVKEKPFTIEVVFDGNEELSDDKLNEKNVIKNQVFLDKEQVKISVENFRQLYHDKGFYHAQIIPITDIVENNQVRLTYYIEEGTQAHIRTIVFEGRNVLQKKELTSFMANREYSWPWSIFSDAGILHRDELPNDVERIKEVYLNKGYLDVQVGMPRMDLDETKEWFTLVFPIVEGEPYVVSQIQYTGNTLFSDAELREGLIIEPGEVFQRAKVRDEITRLTDLYGSRGYAFAEANPSVEPDPPTRSTRIGFSIEEGEMVRIRDIRITGNNKTRDNVIRRELRVDERDMIDSPGIKRSFERLNNLNFFETVEILPKQTAPGEVDLDVKVKEKPTGSFSIGGGFSTLDQFTLIADITEGNLFGRGYLARIRGQVGGRRTIGTITFRNPAIFDTLTSGQADLFSSRTNYLTYLEKKQGANLTFGRGFSEYLTGTFTLVAEKIKIDDVDSDANDLIKDQEGSQSTTGFRASLFRDSRDYYLDPRRGTRIGVRASFGTDVLGGSNNFYSMAFDAMKFTPLPFWDLRHSIRGRIGYGDGFNGSDFPIPEFFYVGGINTVRGFKYGRAGPVTDGNDPEGGNKQIIFNNDLIFPVLPDAKLNGVLFFDYGRGFSQGDKLDLDLRMAAGMEVRWISPFGPLRAAYGRPIDGPKDDRKWVFEFSVGSVF encoded by the coding sequence GTGTTGGCTCAATCTTCCCAATCCCAAATTGAGGCCATTAAGGTTGAAGGAAACCAGCACATTGAGGAGCAAGCCATTTTAGGGAAATTATCCATCAAACCAGGGGATCCATTTACCCAAGAGTCTATTCGGGAACAAATTCAGCTCATTTATGGGATGGGTTTTTTCGAAGAAGTCGAAGTCTCAACCGAAGTCAGGGCCGAAGGAGTCCTCGTGGTTTTTGGTGTAAAGGAGAAACCGTTTACCATCGAAGTGGTGTTTGATGGAAATGAAGAGTTGTCAGACGATAAGCTTAACGAAAAAAATGTCATAAAAAATCAAGTGTTTTTAGATAAAGAACAGGTAAAAATTTCTGTAGAAAATTTCCGGCAGTTGTATCACGACAAGGGGTTTTACCATGCTCAAATTATACCTATCACTGATATCGTCGAGAACAATCAAGTCCGATTGACCTATTACATCGAAGAAGGGACCCAAGCCCATATCCGCACGATCGTGTTTGAAGGCCGAAATGTCCTTCAGAAGAAGGAATTGACGTCGTTTATGGCCAATCGGGAATATTCATGGCCCTGGTCAATTTTTTCGGATGCCGGCATTCTCCATCGCGATGAGCTTCCCAATGATGTCGAACGGATAAAAGAAGTGTATCTCAATAAAGGCTATTTAGATGTTCAAGTCGGGATGCCTCGAATGGATTTGGATGAGACGAAGGAATGGTTTACTCTGGTATTTCCGATTGTCGAAGGAGAGCCCTATGTCGTGAGTCAAATCCAGTATACCGGAAATACACTTTTCTCGGACGCAGAATTGCGGGAAGGTCTGATCATTGAGCCTGGTGAAGTCTTTCAGCGGGCCAAAGTCCGTGATGAGATTACCCGTCTGACGGATTTATATGGCAGTCGTGGTTACGCATTTGCCGAAGCCAATCCTTCGGTAGAGCCGGATCCGCCCACTCGGAGTACTCGTATTGGTTTCTCTATTGAGGAAGGCGAAATGGTCCGGATTCGTGATATCCGCATTACCGGGAATAATAAGACTCGTGACAATGTAATCCGGCGTGAATTGCGGGTGGATGAACGGGATATGATCGATTCCCCTGGAATAAAGCGAAGTTTCGAACGCCTCAATAATTTGAATTTTTTCGAAACAGTGGAAATCCTTCCGAAACAAACTGCTCCGGGAGAGGTGGACTTAGATGTCAAAGTCAAGGAGAAACCTACCGGCTCCTTCAGCATTGGTGGGGGGTTCAGTACGTTAGACCAATTTACGTTAATTGCAGATATCACCGAGGGGAATTTATTCGGGCGGGGGTATTTAGCCAGGATTCGAGGGCAGGTTGGAGGGCGACGAACTATTGGGACGATTACCTTTCGAAATCCGGCCATTTTTGATACGTTAACCTCCGGCCAAGCCGATCTATTCAGCTCTCGCACAAATTACCTGACGTACCTCGAAAAAAAGCAGGGTGCGAATTTGACGTTTGGTCGGGGGTTTTCCGAATACTTGACAGGGACCTTTACCCTTGTGGCTGAAAAGATCAAAATTGATGATGTGGACTCTGATGCAAACGATCTGATTAAAGATCAGGAAGGTAGTCAATCCACAACTGGATTTCGTGCCAGTTTATTCCGGGATTCGCGTGATTATTACCTAGATCCCCGGCGGGGTACTCGAATCGGTGTCCGCGCGAGTTTTGGAACCGATGTCCTTGGAGGATCAAATAATTTTTATAGTATGGCGTTTGATGCGATGAAATTTACGCCTCTCCCCTTTTGGGATTTGCGTCATTCGATTCGAGGTCGTATCGGGTATGGCGATGGATTTAATGGGTCAGACTTTCCTATTCCTGAGTTTTTTTACGTGGGAGGTATTAACACTGTGCGGGGGTTTAAATATGGCCGTGCCGGACCGGTAACCGATGGAAACGATCCTGAAGGAGGCAATAAACAAATCATTTTTAATAATGATTTAATTTTTCCGGTGCTGCCTGATGCCAAGTTGAACGGGGTTCTCTTTTTTGACTATGGAAGAGGATTTTCCCAGGGAGATAAATTGGATCTTGATCTTCGAATGGCTGCAGGCATGGAAGTGCGATGGATTTCACCATTTGGGCCTCTTCGGGCGGCGTATGGCCGTCCTATAGATGGTCCAAAGGATGACAGAAAGTGGGTATTTGAATTTTCTGTTGGATCGGTTTTTTAG
- a CDS encoding OmpH family outer membrane protein: MRSSTDVGGMGKWMAFGSLVLSLAWGCAGMGSNKPSDLPVGVVDPQRILAETVKGKRLSDALNAFMKDRQTLVELEQRELRKLESELMAQSTVLSQEARDRKEEQFRAKMAGYQQKVADLNREVQEKQQELQNEFRLQVQRVVTEVAGQRGLGLVLEYGVNSGTLFYEAGLDISTDVIQALDRESGAISVP; the protein is encoded by the coding sequence ATGAGAAGTAGTACAGATGTTGGAGGTATGGGCAAGTGGATGGCTTTTGGGAGTTTAGTCCTCAGTCTTGCCTGGGGATGCGCGGGTATGGGCTCTAATAAACCATCGGATCTTCCGGTCGGCGTCGTTGATCCTCAGCGGATATTGGCTGAGACGGTCAAAGGCAAGCGACTGTCGGATGCCCTGAATGCCTTCATGAAGGATCGACAGACGCTTGTGGAATTAGAGCAAAGAGAATTACGGAAGCTGGAAAGTGAATTAATGGCGCAAAGTACGGTATTAAGTCAGGAGGCCAGGGATCGGAAGGAAGAACAGTTCAGGGCAAAAATGGCTGGATATCAACAAAAAGTCGCCGATTTAAATAGAGAAGTTCAAGAAAAACAGCAGGAATTGCAAAATGAATTTCGTCTCCAGGTACAACGGGTTGTAACGGAAGTTGCCGGTCAACGCGGCTTGGGCCTGGTCTTGGAGTACGGAGTCAATTCAGGCACATTGTTTTATGAAGCTGGACTGGATATTTCTACTGATGTTATTCAGGCGCTGGATCGGGAGAGCGGTGCGATCAGTGTGCCATAG
- the fabZ gene encoding 3-hydroxyacyl-ACP dehydratase FabZ, with amino-acid sequence MVEGELDILHIQDLLPHRYPFLLVDRILEIQDGTRIVGIKNITANEQFFQGHFPGRPIMPGVLLLEVMAQVGGVLARKTAKEIGRPTVFLTGIEKAKFRRPVIPGDQLRVEVEVVRRKDPFWKMAGKILVESSLVCEAEMTAMVKVEESEA; translated from the coding sequence ATGGTTGAGGGCGAGTTGGATATTCTCCACATTCAGGACTTACTTCCGCATAGATATCCCTTCTTATTAGTGGATCGGATCCTGGAAATTCAGGATGGGACCAGGATTGTGGGTATTAAAAACATCACGGCCAACGAACAGTTTTTTCAAGGACACTTCCCCGGGCGTCCTATTATGCCCGGCGTATTACTCTTAGAAGTGATGGCACAAGTTGGCGGGGTGTTGGCCAGAAAAACGGCCAAGGAGATCGGGCGCCCTACCGTTTTTCTCACAGGAATTGAAAAAGCCAAGTTCCGTCGACCGGTTATTCCTGGCGATCAATTACGGGTTGAGGTTGAGGTCGTTCGAAGAAAAGATCCATTTTGGAAGATGGCCGGGAAAATTCTCGTCGAGTCCTCCTTAGTCTGTGAGGCTGAAATGACCGCTATGGTCAAAGTTGAAGAAAGTGAGGCCTAG
- the lpxA gene encoding acyl-ACP--UDP-N-acetylglucosamine O-acyltransferase, with product MNIHPTAIVHPKATVGEDVVIGPYCVVGEHVTIGDQTELVAHVCVEGHTEIGRCCRFYPFVSIGTPPQHLQYKDEPTRVCIGDHNIVRENVTINRGTAFGSGVTRIGHHNFFMAYTHVAHDCELGNHIVMANAANLAGHVSVGNSVVIGGLVGVHQYVRIGEYAMVGGCSALGRDVPPFVRAAGGYRAQMFGLNTIALRRHGFSGARMNTLKAAFELLFRQGHRLQEAIKLARNEYGESTDVMTFLTFLESTSRGICQVSSRELDDDEE from the coding sequence ATGAATATTCATCCCACAGCAATTGTCCATCCCAAAGCCACAGTAGGAGAAGATGTCGTCATCGGGCCCTATTGCGTGGTGGGCGAACATGTCACGATAGGAGATCAAACAGAATTAGTGGCCCATGTGTGCGTGGAGGGGCATACGGAAATTGGTCGGTGTTGCCGGTTTTATCCATTTGTGTCCATTGGAACCCCTCCCCAGCATTTGCAATATAAAGATGAGCCCACCAGGGTCTGTATCGGGGATCATAATATTGTTCGTGAGAATGTGACGATTAATCGGGGTACGGCCTTTGGAAGCGGAGTGACCAGAATCGGGCACCATAACTTTTTCATGGCCTATACCCATGTGGCTCATGATTGTGAGCTGGGCAATCATATTGTGATGGCCAATGCGGCCAATTTGGCCGGCCACGTTTCAGTGGGAAATTCTGTCGTCATTGGAGGCCTAGTCGGGGTGCACCAATATGTACGGATCGGTGAATATGCCATGGTGGGAGGGTGTTCGGCCTTAGGACGGGATGTCCCGCCCTTTGTTCGTGCAGCCGGAGGCTATCGTGCCCAAATGTTCGGGCTGAATACGATCGCCTTGAGACGCCATGGGTTTTCCGGAGCACGTATGAATACCTTAAAAGCCGCATTTGAACTCTTATTCCGTCAGGGACATCGTCTTCAAGAAGCCATAAAGCTTGCTCGTAACGAGTACGGTGAAAGTACAGACGTCATGACGTTTCTCACGTTTTTAGAAAGTACCAGTCGTGGGATATGCCAGGTGTCTTCTCGGGAGTTGGATGATGATGAGGAATAA